TAAATCCCAACTGCACCAATTAAAATATAGAAGCAACTTCACAACTTTTAAATCCAACAACATCTCAGGTTTTGTAAAGGTTTTGAACTTTGCCTCCTGTGTGAAATCTATTAGCACCAAACGAGGAGGaaaagataagatttacaagagAACAAACAAGAACGAACAAAAAATTCCAAAGAATATCCGTGGTGTTAAATACTTACAATATTAGATTTTAAATAAAGATGGAAGTGAACTAAATAATatcaatctaatttatttttatatttaaatttattcagatataaatataaatttaagtacTTAATTAATTTCTGCACCATCATTCATCAGAGAAAAATAGATATGGGTATAatagattcaaaaaaaataaataatttttttattaaaaataaataattatattaatgttttattagtttaatatttttgaatttagtTCGCATCCAAATTCATTAAAAATGAATATGGATCCGACTGTCTCACGTTCGATCCCCACGAGCGAAGATTTGGGAGCCGTCAGCCTTTCTTTTATTCTCTTCCCCCGCCACGAAACAATCGGAGCCTCCTCCCTCGACAGCTCATAGAGCTTCTTGCTCTTCTTGGTTCGAAGCCATGGAGGCCCTCTTGAGCTCGATCGTTCCTCCGAGGCTTGCTGAAATCTCTCCTTCCCGCCAGTCTCCGATCCCTCTCCTGTTCAAAGCTCCTAGCTTTCGATGTTGTGGATTCTTGAAGACCCAAGAAAATCTTGATGTCTTGAGGCTCTCATCATCGTCGGAATCGAGTGCCCCGAGGAGTTGGAGCAGGCTCAGAGCTCTCTCCCATGACATCTCCGGTGGCGGCGAGTTAGAGGATGGGGCGCCCGGGAACGGGTCTGGCTCCATCGCCGACGAGGTTTTGCCTCCGGTTGAGGTATTCTTCTTGCCTTATGCTTCAAGATTCGATCTTCTTGTTATATGAGGTGGTTTCTTATTCTCGAGTTTGATTGCTGAAGTAAGAATGGAATCAATTACAGCGAGATTGATGGTTTGTTTCAAAAACGGTTTTCAGTGGATTATTAGATGCCTTTGTATGCAAATTCATTGTTTGTATTGTTGTGTCTTTGTGCACAATCTGCAACTGGGTTCATAAGAAATGGAAATTTATAAATGATGAGGACCGGAATAGGGTCGCagtagggttttttttttttttttgaaatatatggaGACTAATGATATTAAACTATTAGTCACCCAATTTATTTAATAAAGAGCCAAATGTATGAAGAAGTAGAACAGAGAAATAGAAAATATACAAAGTTTTAAGTGGCAAAACAACCACTTCCATATAAAAGGAAAGAAACCTGCTTGAAGGATAAACACTAAAACTAAACAGGACCCAGAAGATATGTCAGAAGGCTGAACAAACAACAGCACAAGAAATCATATAATCCTTACAATGCTGCAAAGAGTCTTTATCATCATCCGGCAATGAAAAGAAGAGCAAACTACAGAGAGACCTATGATGGAGGCCTAGCAGTCCAAAGTTGCAAACAACATCAAATTTTATGGTTTTCGATTAGCCCTCTGATGAGTAAAAGCATCTACAATAAGATGCTCCAAATGCCCCAAGACAGAACatatattttgtccatcttattcaAGAACAAGCGATCAGCAGCTGAAAGGAGCAATTCAGATAAAAAATAGAGTCAAACACACTAAGTCCAGAATTAAAATGGAATAATGCCTAGAGAGATCTATGCCCAGATTTATCACATATAATGTAGCATTCAACTTCAGCAATTCCAAAGTCAGCATGATCATTAGAGCAACATATCACAAGACCATCCAAATCAGCACCTCCAAGAAATCCCATTTGCAAAGCCGAAAGCAAAACAGAAGATTCAGGATTGACCGATCAAGATTTGAAGAGAAGGCAACTTTCTCTAAGTTAAATGTAAAAAAGGAAACTCAGAAACATAGTATCTAAAGCAATCAAATACAACATGAATAGTGATCACAAGAGTAATCATAAGGCTGCAGAAACCTCCATCACCGTCTCCAAAAAAGCAGCAAAGAGAATTCCAAGAGTGAAAATAGTAAGAAAAATCTGTCTATAATTTAAGCCTCAAGAAGGAGCTGCAAGTAAGAAACAAGCCAGCTGGGTATAGGCAGCAATACTTTTAATTTTCTCCCATAGCTTATAGAAGCCTGAAAGTTCTTTGTGCCCACAAAATAAGGACGAATCATTTAGAAGATTAATCACTTTAAAGATAGTAGAATGAGGATTGGAGGTAGCTTTCAAAAAATTTGAGCATTTCTTTCCTTCTAACAGCACCAAACAATGGTTGAAATGGGCATAAACGCTGCACTTGTAAGTCCTTTGAGAAAAATTGATATCTCCATTTGATACAAGTAATATGCAAGTAACCATCCATTCTGACAGGTAGCGTTTGTCACAGATGCTCTCTTGCTTTTGTGGATTTCCCATAAAGATCATCTCTTGCATAGGGTAGAATTAAccagtagagagagagagggggagggaggggggaACCAACATTGCTTCTTGATCCAGATTCACTcctcaagaaaaagaaaatggagaGAATGGACACTTGAGTGCAGGTGTCCAACTTTATTGCCAACAAGAGTTTTCCTTGGGTCGAGGTCCTCTTCTTGCATGCTGATCTTTCTTCTCATTATATGAGATGATTTCCTGTTTCTTTAGTTTGATTGCTGAATTAAGAATCAAGTCTTGATTACAAGAGCTAGACTGATGGTTTCATCCAAGAATGGTTTTTGCTGGATTACTAGCTGccctaatttttcaaaaaaattactgtTCGAATTCGTGATATAGTTGTCATTGAGAAAAATAATGCCCAATCTGTAACTGGGTGGATTTCCCCATAAAGATCAtctctcgataaacatcatctATTCCATAGTTTAGAATTACCTTAAAAATAGTAAAGAAAGCAAAATCTCAATGTCGCCCCTTAAACCAAGTCCAGTCCTCAAGAAAAACAAAGTGAAGAGAAAAGGAACATTATTTGCTCGTTGCAAATTGAGAATAGCCTCAAAACTCTAGCAAATCCAGTCTTTCTGCATTCCTCACTTATCTTTCTTTCAGAGCATTCTATTTTATCCATTGACCAACAACAGAAAAAAAAGgcaagaagaaagagaggtcaCCTTTCTGCAATTTGAGCCTTCATTGAAGGGAATGTACCCTTGGTTGAGAATGGGAAACATGTCAAGGGATGAATCTGAATGCACCAAGAAAATTGAAATTGCCATCCTTTTCCGGGACATCACTCTTCTTTCTTTGGATTTCCACCGACATTAAATCGTCTCTTGGGAAGATGTGTATACCCCGCTTTGATGATCCAGAGACCAATCAATGTATTCCCTGACGCTCACCTTTTGCTAAAATATTAGTAATTATCGAGATTACCTCATTTACAtttcaaaatagatctaaaaccTCACATTTTCTCTACTCTGTCATTCTTTGGGGACTCTAAGGGTAATAATCTATCACTATCTGCTCTGCCTCCATGCATTTCTTTGAAGACTGTCTATGTTTCCATCTCAGGAACATCCTAGAACTTCTGAAGGAAAAGCAGGAAAGCTATTTTTGTCCAACTGCCTTCTCTAGGACTTCCTAAGGTTCAAATCTTTGATCTCTTCCAGTCTGAAAAAAACCTCGTGATGAAATCCGTAATGAGTAGCCTCATCAACTTGCTGTACTTGCAGCTATGGATTTTTCTGGTTGTGACTTATCCAGATTTTGCGGTTTGGTTTTGACACAGTTCATGGCCTCCCTCTTCACTCCAGAGCAGGGGAATAGATCTGTAATTTTATGGCCTGCCCATAGGACATCCAGGCATCTGAACCTCtattcccatattttttttataaccaCCTTAATACAAGTACATGGTAAATAAGTAAGTGCAATAACTAGATTTAGTGCTGGCATCTTCAAAACATCCATTTCTGCCCATGTAAAAAGTGCTATAGTTTATTATCTATATCATATAAAACAAAGGACCACATAATGCTGAACTGACAATTGAGGCATGAGCTCAACTTCTTATAGAATAAATTCTTGTATCAAGCAATATAAGAACTTATATGTATTATTACGTTTTATacttcttttatattatttttttggtaTCATATCTTGTGTGGATAGGTTATCTACAATTTGAACATTGTTGAATTGGCCTTTAAAACTCattgagatgaaagagaagactGAAACAAGAAAACACTGTGGATTTATAATTAATCAAGACTTGCTTGTTTCTCAAACCAGATGAAagttttctataaattttttcttcatgtatCTCTACTTTACAGCCTTTGTTTTCTAGATTGTTTGATCATCGTTAGAAATGAGCAATCACTAAAACATGATTATCATGATGGCTTCTCTTGTATTATTGAAGAGAAATTGCAGTCACAATGGTAGCCAAGAAATAGGCATCACTGAAAAATCAGAGATGGTATCACCTGTCACTTGTGGAATTGGAACCAGTGGATCTAGAGCTGGGCTTTTCAGAACACCTATTTCAGGTGGTGTACAGAGTGCAACCTCTGCTCATGATTTACCTCCGCCAGCCTTGGCTGTTCGTAATCTGATGGAGCAGGTAAGGTCATATATATGAAGAATAATctgctttctctttttctcatagtCACTTAAAtgctttgattttaattattggaTCATTACAATGCCTTCCAGTTCCTTTTAAGTTGACTATGTTACTCTTACTGTTTATTTTTGTAAAACAGGCCAGATTTGCTCATTTGTCCACTGTAATGTCTCGGATGCATCATCGTAGTGCAGGATATCCATTTGGTTCTCTGGTTGACTTTGCAACAGATTCAGTCGGCCGTAAGTTAGCATAGAATCTTAGTGCGTACACATAATCTGTATTTCCAATATCCCATACGTTATCTTTTCCAATTCTATGCAGACCCAATTTTTTCACTGTCACCATTGGCTATACACACCCGGAACCTGTTGGCAGATCCCAGATGCACCCTTGTTGTACAGGTGTGACTCTTCTTATGCATATAAATCTCTCTGGAGGACCACTTTTCCTGTTTTCCTCAGTATCTAGCTTTCTTTATTTGCAGATACCTGGATGGAGCAGTTTATCAAATGCACGTGTGACAATATTTGGAGATACTGCCCCTCTCCCAGCTGACCAACAGGTTGCTCCAAGAGCATATTAACTCATTTCATTGTTGTTTTTAGTCAACTATTTTACTGGTAGagaatagatacatacatacatgcatatacatacatatgttgcatgcatgcatgcatacctaCATACATACGCATGCAAGTCTAAGTGGTTAGTTATTAGTTTTCATCATCATGTAATTTCTCCCTATGCTCTTTTTCACTCTATCTCTTTTGTTCTCTCTCACTTACACACATGCAGATGCATGGATGCACATACCCAATTTACTCTATGTGAATACAAACCAACTTTTGGGGTGAGTATGCATTAGGGGTTCTTTTGTTAAGCTCTGTCAATTGGTTAACCTGAGGATTGCCAGCTGTGCCATCACTGTTGCTGGCAAGGATGCATGAAACTGATCTCTATTTCATGGAGGGGATAAAGAGGATAACCAGACTAGGAGATTATGATGAGAGTGCTAGATTGGGTAGGAAGATTTTTTGAGAAAAGGATAAAATCGTTCATATCAAGACCAAGGATCTAGGTTCTAGCGGGACGTCCTGTGAGACATTGAGACGGCGTACCATCCCATGTGAAGGGGCAGGGCCGTCCTGCTAGCGTCCTAGCATTTTGATCGGGATGTCTTGGAACATCTTTTGTCCCAAGTATCGAGACGGAGTGGGATGGCAACACGTCCCATTCCATGAAAAAATCAAGACAGCCCCATCTCACGGGATTTAAAACTTTGATCAAAACATCTAAATCCTGAGCATGCTGACCTAAGTTACATGCTGCTACGATTGTCAAACACTTCAAGTTGAAGAATATAAGAAGTGCTCCTAGAAGATGGAggaaatttttcatcatattgGGAAACAATGAAATaagatatataaataattaatttttttcaaagatttcTTTCTCTAAATTTggcaatcttcaatttttgacttgGTCTCTTGCATCGAAGTTAACAAACTTCGACTTTGGTAGCATATGTTTTGTCTTAGCAATTTATTCAGTCAAAAACTTAGGGTCTTGGAAGCCCACTATATAAGAAAGTGCTTGAAGCTTCATCAAGGAGTATAACCTAGGGGGTATAAAGATATGATAGCCAATGAAAGAAGTTAAAAggttctacaaaaaaaaaaggaattaaaAGGTACAAAATGCGACGTATTtctacttttgatatttttcattacaaaatctTTGCTCTTTGAATATGAGTTTTGGGTGTATGGTTGGACATTCAAGGTATTGTTGTGTATAGCTTGTTCATCACACGTCTTCTTGTTACTGCCAGCAATTGCTTCCAATAAACTGTTAATAATCCTATAACTGATCTATGCTTATAGTCAATTGATTTTCTTTATCTGATAATTCATGTATGTAGACTTACAATCACTTGACAAGCATGTGTTCTAGAAGAGTGAAAACTATCTCCAGCTCTGTGTTCTTTAAGCCTGTCATTTTCTGGTTACTGCACTCATGTTTTTAGTAACACCACTTTAAGTTTCACTCGTCCTAGTACTTCAAGAATCATGGAGAAGCTAAAGTACCTGTAGGGACTGAAAAGTCCGTTTATTTGGCAGCAACGGTGTCTAGCAAAGCTCTAATAGGCTGTTGCTTTAATGTACACAGAATAAAGATAGGAAagataaacaagagaaagaaaagaggcgagagaaagaaggaaaaagttaCACATCAGAATACACCTCCGTGCATCCCCTCTTTTATTTAGTTTACTAGGGGATCCACTTTTTATCATTCCAAAAATAGAAGTATGCTAATGCATCGGGCTACTACCATCACTGTGTGTCTGTATGATGAAGGCCCACAAGAAACAAAGCCCATAATAACAAGATAGTGATACTTTACTCTGCCCCTCAAGCTGGGGCATATATAACTCACATGCCGAGCTTGGAACAAATAGTGTGATGTTGAGAACACCCAAGAGACTCTGTAAAAGTATCAGTAAGCTGATTCTGTCTTGACAACTGAAGTAACCATTTGTTTTTCCTCCACCTTTTCTCGAATAAAATGACAGTCCACTTCAATGTGCTTTGTTCCTTCATGAAAGATATGATTTCTTGCAACTGAATTGCTGCTTgattatcaaaatatatttttattggatTGTTGGTTACAAAGCCAAATTCTTTTATTACAGTCTTGAGCTACATTAGCTCACAGTCTGTGTACCATTGCTCTATACTTAACTTCAGCACTTGATCTGTCCCAAACTCCTTGCTTCTTACTCTTCCATGTCACTAAATTTCCTCCAACTAAATACAGTATCCTAGGATTGACCTTCCATATGAAGGAGATCCACCCCAATCAGCattagaaaaactttcaatagcCATTTTCCTGTACCTCTGTGAATAACCCCTTTTCCTAGTGATCCTTCCAAGTACCTCAATATACAAATAGCTACCATCCTACTGGCTGACCAAGTTAACAACAAATGCAATGTCTGGCCTGGTAATAGTCAAGTAGATAAGTTTTCTGTTTAGTCTTCCTTGTGTCCCGGGAATATTCAGTAACTCTCCTTTGATCCATTGTAAGGTTTATATTCCGATCCATAGGAGTATCCACTTGTCAAGCACCAAGCATCCCGATTTTTGGCCAAAGGTCGAGCATACATTTTCTTTCTCACAAACTAGTATAACCTCTAAATTAAACCACCCAATACCCAAAAATACTTCAGGAATCTCAAATTCTTGGTACAAAAGTGCTTGCAAAGGTGCTCTTTCACTTTTCTAAGCCCTTCTTCGTTACTTCTAGTGATTATGATATCATCTGTATATACAACCATGATTACTACATGTTGTATGCTATGTTTAACAAACAGAATAATCTGCCTGGCTTCTTTTAAACCCATGGATCATTACACTTCTGCTTAATTTATCAAACCACGCTTGGGAACTTTGCTTCAGACTAGAGATTGCTTTTCTCAGTCTGCACACCTTCTATGACACCCGTTGAGCAACATAGTCTGGTGGTTGCTCTATGCACACTTTTTCCTGAAGATCACCATGAAGCAATGCATTTTTAACATCAAGCTGGAATACTTGCCACCCTTGAGTCATAGCGATGGTTATAATGACTTGAAACAAAATAAATTTTgccacatgagaaaaagttttagaATAATGTACCCCATATGTTTGGGTATAACCTTCTGCAACAAGATGGGCTTTCAGCCTGCCTACCTTTCCATCAGGAAATACTTCACTATGTACACCCAATGACAGCCCACACCTGCTTTATCACTCGACAGATCAACTAGTCCCATGTTCTATTGCACATTAAAGCTGCCATCTCTTTTTCCATCTCTCTCCCAACCAGAATCAAGAGTGATTCTTGGATAGAAATAGAAGAGAGAAACAATGCAAAGGAATGATATGAAGTGAAGATATTTTTATATGAAACATTTGCAATAGGATGTTGAGTGCAAGAATGCTTACTCTTTCAAGGAGCAATAGGAAGATCATCCCTGGAAGGCTGTGGATCAACAGAATTGGAGGTGATTCGCTTAATTGGCGGAGATGTTGGTGAACTACTCTTATGCAATTTTGGCTGCACGGAAACTTTCATGCCCTTCTCTTGAGTTGGAGATGATTTTTGTGGTTCAACAGAAGTTGAAATTGGGTTTACAGAAAGAGGAACAAGGAATTAAACTCAAACAGTAGAGTATCAGCGACTTGGCCTGTAGCTGAAAGATATGAAGTATTCTCAAAGAAAAAGCAACATCAACGGATATAAGATATCCTTTGGAGTGTGAACTATAGCAATAATATCCTTCTTGTGTTCTTGAATAGCCTACAAAGACACACTTGAGAGCTCTAGCAGTCCATCTTATCTTGATTTTTAGCCAAGATTTGTACAAAACAAACACAACCAAATATTTTGAGAGGTATAAGCAAGAATTTTCTTGAAAATAGCATGGTAAATTGAGCAATATCATTGAGAACGAATGAAGATGGCATCTGATTTATTAACATGCATTAGCGCCAGCCACCCCCCATCCCCACCCCAGAAAAAAAACTTTGAAACATGCATTTCAATAAAAGAGCTCAACCAACTTCTATAAAATGATGgttctttctttctgctataccattctTTTGTTGTGTATGTGAGCAAGATGCTTGATGGATAATTTTATATTGAGCAATATATTCATTAAACAAATGGGAACAATATAAGCTTTGCATTATTAGGATGAAGACAACTGTCGTTTCTATTAAATGGAATTTGAACTTCTTATAGAATAGCTGTGAGAGGAAAAACTCCTAAACGATCGTTCATTAATTAAAGTCATGTCATTCTAGAGTAAGCATcattaaagataataaagtaccTAAAATCAGAATAATAAACTCTATTTGGTCCCCAAATATCAGAATAGACCAACTCAAAGGGAGCTAATGCTTGTTTATCAACACATGGAGGAGAGGACACTCTAAGATGTTAACTAACAAGCCACACTGTCAAACTGCAACAAAGGCTCGAAAGATGGTACAAGAAATTTAAAACTATGTGAAGAAGGACGTCCCAACTGATGGTGCCACTGGTAAGGAGAAGGACATGCTGGCAAAACTGCAGCACTTGATTCACAATCAGATCCACTGTCGAGTAGTATAATCCATTAATTTCACGCCTCCGATCAATATTCCTCCATGTCTTTAGATTCTGAATAACACAATATGATGGGTAGAAGGTTACTGAACGCTGAAAAGCTTGAGTTAACTTACCAGACATTAGACTCAAGGGAAATTCGGGAACATTTCTTTCAAAGATGGTATTTCATTGCTAGCCAAAAATGACATTCCAAGATGTTGATAATTTTAATTCAACTTGGGAGAAACTTAGAAAATTGAAATTCTTCCATCTGTTGCCTCATCTTATCTACGTTGTTTGTAAGAGGCTGATAGACCTTTAACTCATCCTGCATACCTCTAAGATTACTATAATATTTACTCATAGTATTAGATCCTCGCTGAAGCTGGAAGGTCTTCTGATATAACTCATAAACTTTGCTATTTTTTCTTCAGCAGAATACATATCATGCAGGGCCTCCCAGATCTCCTTAGCTGTGTCAAAGAACATAACTTTATGACTGATAGGGCTTCATACTATTCCAAGCCAAATCTATTGGCTCCATTCTGCAAACCTACTATCATTAGAGTAAGCAGGATCCTCCAATAGGTATTTCAGCCTTCCATTTCCAGTCAGAAATATTTTGAGACACACCTCGCATTCAAAGTAATTTGTTCCATTTAATTTCACTGATGTTTTCATCTGTATATTAACAATATCACCCACCATGGAgcaaaaattcttttttatcCATGCTTGAAGTTTAGTAATAACAGGGCTACAGATTGCAGTTCATAAATTTGCAGCCATAGAAAGGTAGATAACTATCCAAAAAAGTTTTCATGAAGAATAAATCTACTGCATACAACTGTAATTCACTTGATCTGCAGCAATAATAAATTGATTTCCCTGTCAAACATACGAGATCTGGTCACAGTTTGTCTCTGTATACTTGAAGCAATAGAAGTCACCAATATGTTGGCAGAATACCTCCTCTTGATCCACAAATCTCTGCAACATGGATACTTTCGAGAAATTTCAGATCTCTCCATTTTATTGTGCATGTAGGTATGCATGAAGAGACCACAAACGCAGCAATACTTTTACACAAGGTTCACAGCACATCATAGATGCTACTGCCTCTATGTTCGTTATAGATTTAGCAGAGAAGAGAGGCTTTGAATCTTCTATGGAAAGGAAGAACAAGATTGAAGAAGTGAAAACCAAACATACACAGTGAAAATGAAGATCCTATTGCTCTAATACCATGTACAGACTGAAAAGTCCATTTATTTGGCCACATTGGTACCTAGAAAGGCTCTAATAAGGCTGCTGATTTAATCTGTGCAGAATAAAGATAGAAGAGAGGaacaggaaaaagaaaagaagggaaggGAAAAGCCGCACATCAGAATACACCTCTTGTATCCCCCTTTGCTTCTGTTGAACTAGGGTGTCCACTTTTTAGCATTCCAAAATAACCCTATACTGAAGTCCTGGTCAAATATAATCAGCTGTGTATGTATACAATTAAGGCGCATAACAAATGAAGATCATAATAGTAAAA
The DNA window shown above is from Elaeis guineensis isolate ETL-2024a chromosome 8, EG11, whole genome shotgun sequence and carries:
- the LOC105050855 gene encoding uncharacterized protein, yielding MEALLSSIVPPRLAEISPSRQSPIPLLFKAPSFRCCGFLKTQENLDVLRLSSSSESSAPRSWSRLRALSHDISGGGELEDGAPGNGSGSIADEVLPPVERNCSHNGSQEIGITEKSEMVSPVTCGIGTSGSRAGLFRTPISGGVQSATSAHDLPPPALAVRNLMEQARFAHLSTVMSRMHHRSAGYPFGSLVDFATDSVGHPIFSLSPLAIHTRNLLADPRCTLVVQIPGWSSLSNARVTIFGDTAPLPADQQEWAHKQYIAKHQQWSSQQWGNFYYYRMQNISDIYFIGGFGTVQWVDVKEYEALQPDKIAADGGEQNLKELNVIFSKPLKELLSTEVEIDDAALISIDSKGTDIRVRQGAQFNIQRLSFEVEHEVETLEEAKQALQKIIDRVFRSRSHNSS